DNA sequence from the Pirellulales bacterium genome:
GGTGACTCTGCTGGGCCGACGCGAGCGATCTCAGCCGATCCGCGCGCGGTGACGTCAACCTCGTTTGCCGGAGCGACCAATGCCGCCGACATGTGCATGAACAGCAAATATCCCCCGACAGTCACGACCGAGACTCCGGCAAGCGCCGTGACGCCGGCGATCACACCAGAGGCGAGCTTGTGAATCCGGGCGGCGATTGCTTGCTCGGACGCCGACTTCTGTTCTAGGCGCGCAAGCTCCAGCAGATGGTCGTAAGCCGTCCGCTGCTCAGCATCGCCGAGGATTTCGTTGGCGCGAACGATCTCCCTGAACTTCAGCCCGGCATCGGGATCGCCAGCATGGATATCGGGGTGGGCCCCTTTGACGGCTTTACGGAATGCGGTCCTGAGACCTTCCGCTTCATCGCTCGGAAGAGCCCCGAGCAAATCGTAAAGCGTCTTCATCGTCGCTCTCGCTGCTGGATTTCCTCGTCGTAGTCCGAAATTCCCGCCGCGAATTTACTGTGGAGCACTCGTACAAACTGAACGTCACCGCCTTGGACATTGTTGATCCAGTACGGCGGAAAAATGACTTGTCAAATGTGACCGAACCCATGCTGCACGCCACAATCGTGC
Encoded proteins:
- a CDS encoding J domain-containing protein, which gives rise to MKTLYDLLGALPSDEAEGLRTAFRKAVKGAHPDIHAGDPDAGLKFREIVRANEILGDAEQRTAYDHLLELARLEQKSASEQAIAARIHKLASGVIAGVTALAGVSVVTVGGYLLFMHMSAALVAPANEVDVTARGSAEIARVGPAESP